GCCCCACTTCTTGAGTGCGGTCGCGAGTTCGGCGTGTGCAGGATCCTGTGCGTACTCTTCAAGTGGGACGCCGTCGAGACTCGCGTCGGTGGCCTGCCGGAGCGCTTTCGCGCCGGCGTGGGTGCCGTCGGGGTGACCGTGGATGCCGCCCCCGGCCTGAACGCAGATATCGGTGCCGAGCGCGTCGATGAGTTGGTCGACGACGCCGGGGTGGAGGCCGCCGGAGGCGACGGGGAGGACGGGATTTAGCCCGTGACAGTTGCCGTGGAGCCAGTCGTTGATTCCCGGCGTGTCCTCGTTTGCGAGTTTGCCGAGGCCAGCGGTGCCGGTGTGGATGTGATCGACGCCGCAGAGGCGGGAAATCTGTGCGATGACGCGCATCGAGACGCCGTGGTGGTCCATGCGGTCGAAGGCGGCGTGCATGGCCCGGTGGGCGTGAATCGCGAGTCCGTGTTTCTCACACCGGTCGCGAACGCTCTGGACGGCCGACCAGCCGCAGGTGATGATGTCGACCATCACAAAACCCCCGCCGTGTTCGTCGACGAGGTCGACGCGCTCTAGCATTTCGTTCGTCTCCGCCGTAACGTTCACGAGGTAGTCCTTGCGCTCGCCGACGTCCTCCTCGACGCGGTCGCGAGCGGCGAGACTCTCTGCGAGGCGGTCCTCGAACGGGTTGAAGTCCTGGTCAGTGAGGTTCTCGTCGTCCTTCAACAGGTCGACGCCGCCGCGCCAGGCCTCCTCGCCGACGCGAACGTGGGCGTCCGTCGAGAGGCCTACCTTGGGTTTCGGGACCGTCGCCAGAATCGGCCGGTCACCAGCGTCGAGTTTCTCGCGGGCAACGCTCGTGCCGAACTGCGGGCCGGGGAAGCCCGACGTAATCGACTCGGGCCACTTGCAGTCCTCAAGTCGGATTGCGTCGACGGCTTTCATACCCATAATGTTCCCCGCAATACAGGAGAGGATCTGTGGCATACTGCCCGCCTCGAACAGTTCCGCGGGGTAGGCGACGGTAATCTCGTCGCCATCGATCCCGTAGGCGACTGCGCCGAGATGGGTCAGTTCGTCCTCGTCGACGTGCAGGGCGGCCCAGGTGCCGTTCGAAGACTCCGAAGCGACGCGACTCGCGGCGGCCTCCATCGACATGTCTTCGGCCGGATCGATGCGGAAGGTACAGACGAGGTCAGTCGAATCAGGGTTGTACTCGCGGTCGAGGAAATCGTCGTACTCGATGCCAGTCATGGTAGTCTTTGACATTCTTCGCGCCGACTAATAGTGTTTGCGCGGATTTCGCTGGTTGAAGTCGAGCTGTGTGACCACAGGAACGGGTGGTTTCACTACCGCTATCGGCCCCATGACCGGTTTAGCCACCTGTCACTGAGTCGAATCTCGAGTGTTTGGGGTAGCCGCCTAGCGGTCGGTGTCGACACGGACGAAATGAAAAGTGATCATTCGTCCACCCCACCACCACAGTCCGGGCGAGAACGGCCAGTACACTAATACAGTACGTCTCGTGTCGAACGTGACAGGAAAAATTGCAAAAATTAATTAGCTGTTATAATACATTGTGAATGTGAGCGTGCATGACCGATAGTACAATCGACGACAACGCGGGGAATGGCGGCGTCGATGTCGGCGGACGCGGGACGGATCTCTTCGGTGAGATGACCGACGACGTGTTCGACGAACCGACAGTCGATGGCGACGAGGCTGGAGACACCAGCGAGGCCAGCGACGATGAAGCTGGGGGAACTGGGGAGACCAGTGAGTCCGACGAAACCGAGACTGGGACAACCAGTGCGGTCAGCGACGGCGTCGCCGACCAGACCGCAGCCTCCGTTTTCGGTCAACTCAAAAGCGATGACGAGACTGCCGTCGACGACGTCCTCGACGACGACAGTCCGGACGACATCATCGCAAGCGCTGACGAGGAACCTACTGAGCATCCTGACGACGACCTCGAGGACCTCCTCGCAGACGAAGGGGAACTCGAGGAACTGTTGCTCACGGGTCGAACGAAAGAACAGGAGTTCCTCTGGGTCGAAACGGGCGACGCAGCGGAGGACAGCGAGACAGAGGAGGAGTCGGAAGTGGAGACAGAATCCGAATCCGAATCTGAATCTGGTCCCGAATCTGAGACCGGAGCACCAACAGAAACCGAACCAGAATCGGATACGCCCGACACAGACGGATCGGTCGATGCACATGCGGTCGCTGACGACGCGCCTATTGACTCCCCGGCGGTTACCGACGATCCGAGTACGGACCGCGCTAGCGACGAGACGGACGACGAGCGTGGTGTCGACGAATTGGTAGACAACGAGAGTAGCGACGACACCGACACCGACACTGACGCCGACACCGACACTGACACCGACGGCGTCCTCACCCGCCTCCGCGCGACCGTCGGCAACCTCTTTTAATCGCTATCGGGCACTCTCGTGTCGACTCGACGCCCCGCACGACGCTCGCCACTACCCACACCCTGCCCCTGGAGAGGCAGGTGGTAACGGCTAGTCGTTGACATCTAGTGTGATAACCGGATACACCTTTACGTACTCGAGTGGGGCGTGCTACCATGGGGAAAGAATACCGAACGACGCCCGAACCACCAGAAGAGCCCACAGAACGGAGCTTCACAGACGCGGACGAGTCGGTGACGGCGGTGCGACGCGGTGCCTGGGTTGCAACCTCGTCGCTGTTCGGTCTCGCGTTTCTCGTCGTCGCACTGATGCAGGTGACGCGACTGGTTGCGACGTCCTCACCCTACGACGGATTTGGTCTCGTCGACGGCTTCGTGATCGGTGTCGTCGTCCTCGCGTTTATCGCGGGGCTGGTCATCGGCCGCCGCGAACTCGCAGCAGGATAGCTCGACGTCGACGGCGACACTCGAGACCGGAGGCCGGAGACCGAAAAACCGAATCCAGCTGATCGAGCCTGCGACTCTTTTCACCGGAGTGGGTCAAGAGCGGGGCGGTGACGAGCGAGTGCGCAGAGAGCGAGAACACGCTCACGATGACAAACGCAGCTTTGACACGGGGTGGGTCTCCATTGGTAGCTAATGAGTACAGACGTGGATTTGCGGGAGTTCGTCCCCGACAGCTGCGCGGACCTACTCGAGTTCACTGACGGTGAGCTAAAGTCCGCACTTCCCGAACTCGCACGGGACAGGGGACGAATGGGGGAGATCGATCAGGCCGTCAACGCGCTGCCGTCACACCACGAACTCCACCGCGGCGACGCGCGGGATCTGTCGATGGTGCCCGAGGAGAGCATCGAACTCGTCGTCACCTCGCCGCCGTACTTCGATATTAAAGACTACGAGAACGGCACCGGTGGCGAGAACCAGCTAGGCGACATCGAGGGCTACGAGGCGTTCAACGACGAAATCGACCGCGTCTGGGAGCAGTGCTACGAAAAGCTCGTCCCCGGCGGCCGTATGTGTATCGTCGTCGGCGACGTGCTCCGCTCGCGCAGTGACTACGGCCGCCACCGCGTGCTCCCGCTGCACGCCACCATTCAGGAGCGCTGTACCGATATCGGCTTCGACAACCTCGCGCCGATCATCTGGTACAAGATTGGCAACTCGAGTCTCGAAGCCGGCGGCAACGCTCGCTTTCTCGGCAAACCGTACGAACCCGGTGCCGTCATCAAAAACGATATCGAGTACATTCTGCTCTTTCGCAAACCCGGGGACTACCGCTCGCCGACGGTCGCAGAGCGCGTGCTGAGCCTGATCGAGGCCGACCGCCATCAGACGATGTTCCGCCAGCTCTGGACCGACATCACCGGCGAAGCACAGACCGACCACCCCGCGCCCTACCCCGCAACGCTCGCCGAACGACTTATCAGGATGTTCTCGTTCGTCACCGACACCGTCCTCGATCCGTTCGCCGGTTCCGGCTCGACCGCCGTCGGCGCGACCCGCTGTGGCCGCGACTCGATTTCGGTCGAACTCGAGGAGGAGTACTTCGAGATCGCGAAGCGGCGGGTCGAACGCGAGCGAGGGACGCTGACGAATTATCGGAACGTGTCGGTGGAGACGTCTCGATAGTGACAGTGTCGTGCGAACACACGAACGGGAGTCGAACGGTACGGTAGAACACGAAAACCGCAAAGCGGAGCGTGTGTTCCGCGTTTAGCCGAGGAACTCTTCGATGTGGTCTGCGACTTCTTCCGGCGTGTCGCCGACGGGGACGCCGGCGTCGTTCAGTGCCGAGATCTTGCTCTCTGCGGTGCCGGTCCCGGAGCCGGAGACGATCGCGCCGGCGTGGCCCATGCGCTTTCCTGGCGGTGCCGTGCGGCCGGCGATGAAGCCGGCAACCGGCGTGTCGACGTGCTCGTCGATGAACGCGGCAGCCTCCTCTTCGTCTTCGCCACCGATCTCACCGCACATGACGATGGCTTCCGTCTCGTCGTCGTTCTCGAAGAGCTCGAGTGCGTCGACGAAGTCGGTGCCGATGATCGGGTCGCCGCCGATACCGATGGCGGTGGTCTGACCGATACCGCGGTTGGTCAGGTTATCGACAACCTGGTAGGTCAGCGTGCCCGAGCGCGAGACGAGACCGACCTTCCCGTCGGAGAAGATGTTGCCGGGAAGAATGCCGAGCTTTGCCTCGCCGGGCGTGATGAGGCCGGGACAGTTCGGACCGATGAGTCGGGTGTCGGTTTCCGAGAGGCGCTTGTTGACCTTCGCCATATCCTGGGTTGGAATGCCCTCCGTGATCGCGACGGCGAGGTCGAGCTCAGAGTCGAGTGCCTCGAAGATGGCGTCGCCCGCGAACGCCGGCGGGACGAAGATAACCGAGGTGTCGGCGTTCTCTTCCTCGACGGCCTCGTGGACCGTGTCGTAGACCGGCACGCCGGCGGCCTCCTGGCCGCCCTTGCCGGGAACCGCACCGGCGACGACGTTGGTACCGTACTCGATCATCTGTTCGGCGTGGAACTTGCCTTCCCCGCCCGTAATTCCCTGTACCACGACGCGCGTGTCGTCGTCGACTAGCACACTCATTATTCGTTCACCTCCTCCGCGTACTCGACGGTACGCTGGACCGCGTCCTCGAGTGTCTGTTCGACAGTCACGAGGTCTTCGTTCAGAATCTCCATGCCTTCCTCCCAGTTAGTGCCGGCGAGACGGACGACGACCGGCTTGGGGATTTCGTCGAACTGCTCGAGTGCCTCGTTGATTCCCTTGGCGACCTCGTCGCCGCGGGTGATGCCACCGAAGATATTGAAGACGACGCTGTCGACGTTATCGTCGGAGAAGACCATGTCCAGCGCGTTCGCGATGCGTTCTGCCTTCGCGCCACCACCAACGTCGAGGAAGTTGGCGGGTTCGCCGCCGTAGTAGTCGACGAGGTCGAGCGTGGTCATGACGAGACCGGCTCCGTTGCCGATGATACCGACGTTGCCCTCGAGTCGGACGTAATCGAAGCCGTACTCGTCTGCCTTCTGCTCGAGTTCGTCGCCGCCGCTTGCGGCTTCTTCTTCCATTTCCGCTAACTCGGGCTGGCGGAAGAGGGCGTCTTCGTCGATGTTCATGACGGCGTCGGCTGCGATGACCTCATCGTCAGCCGTGACCATCAGCGGGTTAATCTCGGCGTCGGAGCCGTCGCGGCTCTCCCAGAGATCGTAGAGTGTGGTGAGAACACTTGCGACGTCGTTGGCGACGCTCTTGTCGACACCGGCGTCGTAGACGGCCTTGCGGGCCTGGAACGGATGCATGCCGAACGCGGGGTCGATGTGCTCGCGGGCGATCGCGTCGGGGTCCTCCTCGGCGACCTCTTCGATGTTGACACCGCCCTTCGTCGAGACCATGGCGACGGGCTTGCCCTCGCCACGGTCCATCGTGATACCGACGTAGAGTTCGTCGGTGAAGTCGACCGCTCCCTCGACGAGAACCTGTCCGACGTGGTAGCCCTTGAGGTCCATACCGATGATGGACTCGGCAGCCTCACGGGCCTCCTCATCGTTCTCGACGAGTTCAATCCCGCCGGCCTTACCGCGGCCGCCGACCTGTACCTGCGCCTTGACTGCGACTGGATACCCGATCTCCTCGGCCGCGGTCAGTACACCGTCGACGTCAGAGGCGAGTTGGGACGACGGCGTGGGGACACCGGCGTCGGCGAAGACCTGCTTCGCCTGGTACTCGTGCAGTTTCATAGCCATTCGAACGGCCGTTCTGACCTTGCTTAAATCCTGTTAGTTTCCACTCGCGGCGTGATATCTTCCTGTTACGTGGATGGCGACTGTCTCGGGCACACGGCAGCAATAGACCAAATAGACCACGGACCGAAGGCTTTGACTCCCGAGGGATCCAAACGTACTCCGTGTTCACTCCAGCTGTCTCGGTAGTGTCGACATCGACGCCCCGGGCGACGACGTCCGGCCCGACGACAGCCCCACCCCACCAACCCACACCCGCCACTCCCAGCGAAGGGCACCCGTGACCACCTCGTCCGACACCGACACCGACACCGATAGCGATACCAATACCGACACTGACAGCGCCGACACCGTCGACCGCTTGCGCTCGTCACTCACGCGCGCACTCGAGTTACTCGTCCACAGCAACCTCTTCATCTCGCTGGCGACGATGAGCGTCGTCGTGACGACGGCGCTGCTCGCCGGCCTCCCCATCGAGGCGCTGCCGCTGTTCATCGTCTTCGCCGTGACGATGTTCGTCTACACCGTCAACCGACTCACCGACCTCGCGGAGGACGAGGAAAACATGCCCGACCGAGCGGCATTAACACGGCGGTACGGCCGGCTCTGGCTCGCAGTCGGCGCTGGACTGTACCTGCTCGCAATCGTCGTCGCCGTCGCCGCCGGCGTTCCGGGTGCCGGCTACATGCTCATCCCACTGCTCGTCGCCGCGGCGTACTCGAGTGGTCTGAAGCAAGTGTTTTTGATTAAAAACATCGTCGTCGGCCTCGCCTGGGGGCTGTTGCCCCTCGGAGTTGGCTACTACTACCAACAGCTCTGGACCGTCGAGATCCTGTTTCTGGCGGGCTACGTCACTGCGATGATCACGGTCGCAGCCGTCGTCTTCGACCTCAAGGATATCGCGGGAGACCGTGAGGAGGGGATTGCGACGGTGCCGAACGTTTTCGGACCGCGCTGGACTCGCATCGGCGCGCAGGTGGCAAACATCGTGATCGCTGCGGTCGTCGTCGCACTCGTTCTGAGCGGCGTGCTCTCGAGTCGGTTCCTGGCTGTGCTCGCGATGAACGCCTACGTGGGGGTGTATATTCCGTTCGCTGAGCCGGACTACGGGCCGCTATACTACGGCTTCATCGTCGACGGCGAGCACATCTTTCTCGCTGCCGTCGTCGGTGTCCTCGAGTTGTTCGTCTGGTAGCTGTGCACTCGAGTTGCTTAGCTGGCAGTGTACTCGAGTTGGTCGTCGAGGACGGTACGTAGCAACTCAGTCCCGGTCTGTCGCTGCCCAGTCGCAGTCCTGGCACTTTTGTCCCGTCACGAACTCCGTCACCGACGGCATGTAGCCGACCTCGAGGACGTTTCCGCCACACTTCGGACAGTCCATCTCAGCCTCGGAGATTGGCTCAGCCTCCATCACGGAGTCGTCTTCGATCAGTTCCGCGAGTGTGCGTGCGGTAACCATTCGGCCCTGAACGACGCGATTTTCGCTCACGAGAGTGCATGCGAGCGCAACACCCCTAAGCGTTTTTGGGACTGTTGTATCCCTGTTGGACCGGTGACTGGTCGACACAACAAGCAACCGCCAAAAAGTACGTTTCGGCGGTAAGACATGACTACTGTGGGCTGCCTGTCACTGCGTGCACAACGGTATAAGTCCCATCGGCCGTCTGTCACCGCATGGAGACGCACTGGGCGACCGTCGACGGCGTTCATCTGGAACTGCCGAGTGACTGTACGGTCACACAGCTCCGCGAGGAACTGCACAAGCCAGCCGACGCGGTCCTCGTCGCGGTAACCGGCGATCTGGTCTCCGTCGTTCACGACGACGACCAACCGCTCTCGGACCTGATCGCGGGCTGTGCGGACACGTACTACTTCTGGCGAGCAGCGGAGCCGACGCGAAACGAGATTCTTGCCGCGCCGGAACTCGAGCATGCCGTCGAAACAGCCGCCGACAACGCGGCGGGCGAAAGAGACACTGAAACGACGTTCCAGCGTCCCGGAATCGACAACTAGAACGGCAGGGTGCCTACGGGCATTGACAGAGCCGTCTGCAGAGGCAACACTCAATCTCCCGTGTCTGACATCGCAGTGTGTACTACCAGAAACGTCAGCTACAGCGACCGATTCTCGATCGGACGACTCAGGACTCGACCGTGATCCGATGCCGTTCTGTTCACCTGTAGACAGCTCTCTGTGGATTCCAAATGCCTGACAGTTCTAGTTGTAAACGGCCTTTCAGTTCGGGTGCCTAAAACACTGTTACAGCCACAGTCACAGGATTCGATACAACTGCTTGATGCTTCAACGAGAACGCCGGAGAGCGAGGCACTCTCCCCCGGAGAAAACGACATTACTATGTGATAAATACGTGTTTCGAGTTCGAAATTTAGACAAGTCGAGATTAGTGGGGGAACGATCGCTTCGGTTTATTGTCCAACGAGGACACGTCGAAATCCGGTACAGAGCGTGACGATAGTGCAAGCCGAGCGCTATCCAAGCGAGCGTACACGACGGTGACAGGTACATACAATGACAGCACACCACTCCGATCGATCATACACGGTATCCAGGCGGCTCCTGATGCAGGCAACTGCACTCGCGTCGGTTTCAGGATTTGCGACGACAGCACTCGCACAGGACGGTGAGAACAATCAGATCGAACTGCTGGGTCGGACCAGCGGTTGGATCGGAAGCTATCCAGACGACATCGCAGACGAACGGAATCCGACCCTCGAACTCGTCGAGGGCGAGGAGTATACCCTCATCTGGGAGAACGAAGACGGCGCCGGACATAACCTCGTCATTGAAGACGAAGCGGGCGAGGAGAACTTCGTCGAAACGGATATTATCTCGGGTACGGGCGAAACCCAGGAAGTCGAGTTCACCGCCGAGGAGGGGATGGCCGAGTACTACTGCGCGCCTCATCCCCAGGCCATGCGCGGGCAGATCGAACTCGTCGACGAGGCCAACAACGAGGAAGAAGACGTCAACGATGACCCCGACGTCATCATCGGCGACGGCCCAACCGTCGGCCTCGAAACTGTCGCCGACGGCCTGAACGCACCCATCGATCTCCAGTTTGCAGAAGGGGAGACCGACCGACGATTCATCGTCGACCAGACTGGCCAGATTCACATCCACGGCGAGGACGGACTCGAGGACGAACCGTTCCTCGACATCGAAGACCGGATGGTCGAACTCGAGGGCGACTTCGACGAGCGCGGCCTGCTCGGACTGGCGTTCCATCCGAACTTCGAGGAGAACGGGCAGTTCTACGTCCGATACAGTGCTGAGGGCGAGGAGCCAGAGTATGGCGCGCCCGGTGCGGAGGTGCCAGAGACCGTCGACCACCTCGATACGCTCGCGCAGTTCGAGACAGCGGACGACGACAACACGGAAGCAGATCCCGATTCCGAGGAGATCCTCCTCGAGATACCACAGCCGCAGTTCAACCACAACGCAGGCCCAATCGCGTTCGGCCCTGACGACTGCCTCTACGTTTCGACAGGCGACGGTGGCGGTGCCGGTGACGACGACGAAGGCCACGTCGACGACTGGTATCCAGAAATTGGGGGCGGCAACGGGCAGGACACCGAGCGCAACCTGCTCGGCGGCATTCTCCGAATTGATGTCGACGACGACGGCGACGAGGAGCGAAACTACGGCATTCCCGAGGACAATCCGCTCGTCGACACCGAGGAGAACCTGCCGGAGTACTGGGCCTGGGGACTGCGGAACCCGTGGGGAATGTCCTTCGAAAACGGCGAACTGCTCGCCGCGGACGTCGGGCAGGCGCTGTTCGAGATCATCAACCACGTCGAGGAAGGCGGTAACTACGGTTGGAACGTCTGGGAGGGAACACACTGTTTCGACCCAGAGACGCCCGAAGAGCCGCCGGAGGATTGTCCAGACAGCGTCTCGGACGATCTTCCCGAGCCACGCGCCGGCGAACCACTACTTGGCCCCGTAATCGAGTACCCACAGGAGGTCGATATGGGCCGGTACGGCGACGAGGCTAACGGGGACGAAGAGAACGGCGACGAGGAAGAAGACGTCGAACGCGGGGCCGCAACCGACAACGGCGAGCGAGACCGCATCGGCACCGCGATCATCGGCGGCATGATGTACGAGGCCGGCGAGATTGACGACCTCGAGAACGCGTACGTCTTCGGTGACTGGAGCTGGGATGGCGAAGGTCCAGGCCGGCTCTTTATCGCTCACCCGCCGGAAGGGTGGCCAAACGGTGAAGAGGAAGACGACGCCGAACTCGATGAGGAGAACGATAACGGCGTCGAGGACGAGGACGAGGACGAGGACGATGACGACGAGGTCGAGAACGGAGCGGACGACGATGCTGAGGGCGAAAACGGCGAGGACTTCGAGCCCGTCGATCCCGAAGGCGAAAACGCAGACGACGCTGAGGACGACGAAAACGAGATCGACGAGGATGGACTCGAGCAGTACCACCCGCCAGACGAGGTCGACCTCTGGGACATCGAAGAACTCACCGTCGAAGGCGACGGCGAAGTCGCTGGCGATGGCATGATGGAGCAGCTCGTCTACGCCTTCGGCCGTGACGCAGACGGCGAGGTCTACGTCCTGACGTCCGACACGCCGACGATCGAGGGCGAAGGTTACGTGAGCCGAATCGTGCCGGCTGACGACGAAGAGGAAGTGGAAGAAGAAGTAGCGGATGAGGACGAAGACGACCTCGACGAAGAAGACGATGAGCTGGACGACGGGGAAGATGATGTCGAGGTCGACGACGAGGAAGATGACGTCGAGGTTGACGACGATATCGAAGACGACGAAGACGAAGACAACTGACGGAGACTACCACGAGAATCCGTCAAACAGCCTCGACTCGGTCGACGTTTTCGTTCATTTTTCGGCGGTGAGAAGGTGACAATTCGATGTTGAGAGCGCCTCGTAACCCGTAACGTGGTATTCATGGCTCGTGGCTCGTGGCTCGTGATCCGTGACTCGTGTCCGCATCGAGTCGAGGATAACGAAACGGACGACTCGGCAAAAAACTGACGAGGAATCGCTCAGCGCTGCAGTGAGAGGACGGCGAACCGGTTTCCTGGCTCGGTCCAGTCCTCACGTTCGCCGCCTGCCGGTGCGGCGACGTACTGTTTGTCTTCACCGGGGTCGTACCAGCTAATCGGCGCACCGGAGACGGCTGCGCCGATGTTCCACTCGGCCAGTTCTTCGCCAGTCTCCGTGTCGAACGCCGTGAACAGGTCGCGGCCGTCGCCGGCGAAGGTGATGCCGGTCGCCGTGGTCATCGAACCACCCCACGGCGGCGTCTGCTGCCAGCTGTACCACTGTTGCCACTTCACCTCGCCAGTGAACGGATCGATACCAGCGAGCACACCGCCGTTTTCGTTCCAGAACGGGACCTCTTCTTCTTCCATCTCTTCTTCCTCTTCTTCCTCTTCTTCTTCCTCCTCGTCTTCCTCTTCCTCCTCGTCTTCCTCATCATCGTCAACCGTCTCGACATCCTCCTCTTCGTCTTCTTCGACCTCTTCTTCAACTTCGACGATTTCCTCACGCGGCGTCTCGATGTCCGGTTCGTCGATCTCCTCTTCCTCGCCGGGCACCCGATCCTGTCTGATCGTGTCCATACCGATGTAGACCTCGCCCGGTTCGTACTCGACCTCGAACCAGGAGAACTTCATCGGGTGGTTGACGCCTTTAACGACCATCGTCCGTGAAATCGGGTCGAACGAACTGGTCTGTGGGTTCGTCCCGCCACGGAGCTCCGGCATGATCCACGGTGCGTCGTCCAGATTTTCGTACGGCGGCAGCGACCACATGTTGTGGTGCTGGACGAACTCCTCACTGCGCTGGTGGAGCTGCCCCGTCTCCATATTGACCGTGTAGACCCAGCCAGTCTTCCCGGGCCACGCTGCAAACCGCGTCGGCTCGCCATTGTGCTCTTCCTCGAAGACCAGCGCCGGACTCGGCGAGTCGTAGTCCCACCAGTCGTGTGGAGCATCCTGGTAGTGCCACTCGTACTCGCCCGTCTCGATGTCGACCGCAACTTTTCCTGCCGTGTAGGGGTTGAACCCCGGCCGAACAGTCCCGTACCATGGGGCAGGGTTCGCAGACGGGATAATGATCGTCCCACTCTCCGGATCGAGGTTCGACGCCGCCCAGGCCGTCCCGCCGCCGTGCAACCAGGAGTCGCCAACCCACTCGTGTTCGGGCGTCATATTCACCCGCCACTCCGGCGAGCCGTCCTCGACGTTGATCCCATCGAAGAACCCGCTGACACCGAACTCACCGCCGAAGCTCCCTTTCATCAGAACGCCGTCACAGATCATCGGCGGGAACGAGGACGTCGTCCCACGCGAGCGCTCCCAGCGCAGTTCCTCGTGCATCCCGACGTCGGTGTCGGCGACCTCCCCGCGATACGCCGCCGCACCGTTGTAGTACCACTCCGTCTCACCGGTGTAGCGATCCATCGCGAGCACGCCGAGATCCAGCGTGCTCTTGTAGATCATATCCCCGAGCACCGCCGGACCACGCTCTGCCGGCGGCGTCTCGTCCGATGTCCCATCTGCGTTCTCGTAGATGTGACGCCACAGAATTTCACCGGTTCGGCCGTTGATCGCGTACAGCCTGTCCGGCCCAATCGTCTGGTAGATGATCGGCGGATCACCGTGGACCACCAGCGGCGACC
The DNA window shown above is from Natrialba magadii ATCC 43099 and carries:
- a CDS encoding pyrroloquinoline quinone-dependent dehydrogenase, with the translated sequence MTFESHLEELPEDAPWDEMPGESHVEQYDTDQIPEVDITESDIRDSGQNPENWLVFGNNYEGHRHTTADQITPENVDQLEFEYVLELGAPENDFQGSPLVVHGDPPIIYQTIGPDRLYAINGRTGEILWRHIYENADGTSDETPPAERGPAVLGDMIYKSTLDLGVLAMDRYTGETEWYYNGAAAYRGEVADTDVGMHEELRWERSRGTTSSFPPMICDGVLMKGSFGGEFGVSGFFDGINVEDGSPEWRVNMTPEHEWVGDSWLHGGGTAWAASNLDPESGTIIIPSANPAPWYGTVRPGFNPYTAGKVAVDIETGEYEWHYQDAPHDWWDYDSPSPALVFEEEHNGEPTRFAAWPGKTGWVYTVNMETGQLHQRSEEFVQHHNMWSLPPYENLDDAPWIMPELRGGTNPQTSSFDPISRTMVVKGVNHPMKFSWFEVEYEPGEVYIGMDTIRQDRVPGEEEEIDEPDIETPREEIVEVEEEVEEDEEEDVETVDDDEEDEEEEEDEEEEEEEEEEEEMEEEEVPFWNENGGVLAGIDPFTGEVKWQQWYSWQQTPPWGGSMTTATGITFAGDGRDLFTAFDTETGEELAEWNIGAAVSGAPISWYDPGEDKQYVAAPAGGEREDWTEPGNRFAVLSLQR